Below is a genomic region from Gillisia sp. Hel_I_86.
TACAGTTTCCGTGAAAATTCTTTGTTTTATCGTCTGCCACATAATCACCCCGCCGAACATGGATAGAGACAGAGATTCCTGAAACTATTAGAAGCCTAATTTTCTCATTCCTTTCATCTAACTCATTTATAGGAAATTTAAAAATATTCTGTATAAATTTTTCTCTTCTTGAGAAATAATTATGACTTTGAAAGTATCCTTTTAAATAAACAGGTGCTTGTAAATTTAGCACCTTAGGATCAAAACCAAATGATAATTCCTCATAAACCTTGGGATAATTTAAACCCAGTTTTTTCTTCAACTTCTCAAGTGTAGTTAAGATATAAAAAAAATAAATTTCCTCTTTGGTCGCTACCCTTAATAAATTATTAAAAATTCCAACGCTAAAGTATCTTGGGAAATTTTTTAAATTCTCATTGTTATCATTATAAAAGGAAGTATCAATTAAGACCTGGGAATTTTTCTTTTCTGCGATTAATTTTGCAATAACATATTGAAACATTTGGTTTCCCAAGCCACCAAAAAGTTTGATAATAACAAAATTTTTACTCCCAAACATATTTTGAATTTTTACCTCCTTATTTTTCTGTGTTAGAGCCTTCATTGATTTTTCTTGCAATAAATTTAAAGGGTTGGAGAGCAGTAGCACCAAATTTATAGGTGAAAGTATTTTTTATTTTTCTTTTTTCTTTTTCTGATTTATCAATTCTGGAAAAAAGATTAATAATATTATCCTCATAATTATTAATGAAGATATCCTTATGCTTTATATAAATATAGGCGAGAAGATCATATTTAAAAGAAAGGTCTGCAAAATGATTTCGTGATTTTTCTTTTAAACGATAATGGAATAGGTGCTCTTTTAAAATGTAAATCTTCCATCCTGCTTTAGTGATTGAAATATTAAAATCCCAATCCTCATAACCCTTTTCCATTTTTTCATCATACCCATGAACATCCTGCCAAATTTTTTTCCTGAATAATGAACTTGCAAGCGCTCCATTCTTAATTAAAAGGCCTTTTGCCTCGCCACCACTGGAAATAATCTCACCACGTATTGTATTTCCAATAAAGAGGTGAGCATGGCAACTTACCAACCCAACTTTTGGATAATTATCTAAAACGGCTGCCGCCTTTTGAATAAAAGTGGGTTCAAAATAATCATCCGCATCCAAAGTGAGTATATATTCTCCATTTGCAGCCATGATTCCCCTGTTCCTTGCACCACTAGGACCTTTGTTTTCCTGATAAATTAAAAGATGAGCTTTTTCATTTAGCCTTTTTAAGACCTCTTTGGTTTTTTGATCAGATCCATCATCAATTATGATTATTTCTCTGTTGGAGTAAGTTTGGCCTAAGATAGATTGAACTGCTTTTTCGATATAAGCACCATCGTTATAACAGGGAATTACTACGGAAACTAATTTATCCATCTGTTTATTTTTGAAAAAAAAGATCCTCTAATTTTTCTACTTTAGGGGTATTGGAGCATTGGGAAATATACGTTTGTCGTATGGAATTTGAAAGTGTTTTATATTCTATTTTTTTCAATTCTATTAATTGTTGTGCCATTTCAAACATTTCATCAAATTTATTCACAATTAGAAAGTCATGATCCTTAAATCTTGTTTGCATAGCTCCAACATTATAAGATAAAACGGGAATGCCTGCTGCCATGGCTTCCAGACCTGTTAATGGTCCTGTTTCAAACTCAGAAGTTATAAGGAAGAAGGAAATATTTTTATAAAACAAATGAGTTTGGGCGGGGGGGATGTTCATCTTAATTAACTTAATAAATTGGTTTAAATGAAGAGAAATTATCAACTCGTTCAACTGATCAAAATATTCTTCATCTCCTTTCCCTTGGATTATTAAAGTAGCATTTTTCCCATTGGAATTTAGCCTTTCTATCAGTCTTATAGCTTGTTCAATCCTTTTCTCTTTTGAAAACCGGCAAAGCATTCCAAAAGTAAATTTTCTAGTGGTTTCAGTTTGCAAAAGTTTTTTTTCATTAGCTATAATCAAATCCTGAACAATCACATTATCGCTCTGTAAACTGATAGATAAAAACTTTTGATGGAGAATATTAGATACAACAATTCTTTTCAAAGGCCTTAAAAATTGTTTTTTCCACTCCGGAATTTCTTCTTTGTAAACTATAGTAAATTTGAGCAGGCATTTATTTCCTTTAAAATTATTAAGCAAGGGCAAGTAGTATTTTTGAGAAGTCATTGCAAAAATGTAAACATAATCAAATCCTTTTAAACGTTTTAAAAACCAATACGCATTTTCAAGAAATGAAGTTTTTAAATTAAATGTGATCCTAAAAGCCTTGTTGATTTTTTTTACATTTTCATTTTTAAAGAAAGAAGGATAAGTACTAAACTTTATCTTGGGGTTGGAAGCGAGGTCTAAATAAATTGGATGGTTAGGCTTATATGGACAAAATATTTCAACTTGTTTAAACTTGCCAGAATTTGCAAGTTCCTGGGCGGTTGTTAAGGTTTCTATCTCGGTTCCTCCCACTACAGAGAGATAAGGGGTGCTTATTAATAATTTCATTTTAAAAAACTAGGGCTTTATTCTATGATTTTTCTGTTTATTCTTAATTTCTAAATGGTTTTGCTTACTAAAAATCACAAAATACCTAAGCTTGGGATTTATAATTAGATTATAGAACTAAACTTATAATTTAGTTTGTTTGTCGGTAAAGTATCCTAAACTGAAAAATGACGTCATTCTGTCCCGACCGTTCGGGAGTTTCAGAATCTCATTTCAATGTAAATCAATACAATATTGAGACCCTGAAATAAATTACCATTGACGTGTTTTTATTTGTTTGTGAATCCTAGACCCTGAAACCAGTTACCATTGCCGTATTTTTATAAATTGCTGATTTATATATAATTATAGTACCTAATGCCTTGGCCATTTTTTAATGCGCTTTTTGTTCTCATTGCGGTAATTCCAAGAATTTGTAAAACACTCCCTTTGGTCTATAAAGCTTTGATTAATTTTAATGATTGTTCATTTTTTTGTTTGTCCAAAAAAAACGGAACCGTACTCCCCCAGCTAAATTTTCTCCAAGGCTTCGAAAATTTTACGCTGGGGAAGCACTACACTGCAAAAAAGAAGTTCTTAAAAACGATAAATCTGCTAAGAACCATCATACGTCAATTTCCTACGCTAGATAAATTTTTTTATCACAGGTCTCAGGGTGACGAAAGAACTTTTAGGACAGAAAACGGATATACATTAATTTAGTCTCTCTAAATACAATTAAAGGATTATAACTTTTTATTCTATAAATAATAGATTTAAAATTTATTTAATAAACCAAACTTTATTAATAAATTAATCTTCTTAGATCCTTTTAAATTTTTAATTGTACTTCTTAGTTCGTTTAACTCATCCATTTCATAAAAAAAATTTTCAAAGTATTTTTTTAAAACTCGTTGCCTTTCCTCCATAATTATCTGTTCATTTTGATTATCTGCACTGATCCCATCCGAATAATAAGTACTAAGAAGGTTATCAACTTTTTTATAACTACAATTAAATTTAAAAAGTGCTAAAATCAAAAATTTCCAGTCTGACACTATCTTTAAATTTTCATCATATAAAGAAATTTCAGCAAATAAAGTCTTTTTTATAAAAACACATTGGTGGCATAAAGTACCATAAAATAGATCTGTAAAACGTAGATGACTAGGATATGAGATTATGTGTACATTGTTTTTATTTATAATCTGGATATTAAAATATACTAAATCGAAAAATCCTAATTCATGGATATTTTTAGATAGTACTTGATTACCAAATAAATGATCCCCACTGTTCAAAAACAACAAATACTCGCCATTGGCTGCTTTTATTCCCTTGTTCATCGCATTGTAAATCCCGGAATCCTTTTCACTTACCCAATAGTCAATTTTATTACTATGGCTTTCAATAAATTCCCTGCTCCCATCTATGGAACCTCCATCGATAACTATATATTCAAATTTCTGCCAGATTTGCCCAAAAATACTGAACATTGTCCTTTTGAGACCTTCAACATCATTTAGGTTTACCGTTATAAATGAAATTAGTGGCTTTTCAGGCATTTTGTTTCATAAATTTATGCTTATACACGTCTTTTATCCCCTCTTCCAACCCGATCGTATGTTTCCAATCCAAACTATGGCTCAAACTTACATCAAGTAACTTTCTTGGGGTTCCATCCGGCTTTTCATTATTCCATATCAACTTTCCTTCATAACCAACAATATCCTTTATTAGTAAAGCTAGGTCATGAATAGATATATCTTTCCCTGTTCCAATATTCACACTTATATTTCCTTGATACGTTTGCATTAAATGAAAGCAGGCTTCCGCTAGATCATCTACATGCAAAAATTCCCGCAAAGGAGTGCCTGTTCCCCACAGTTCCACAGGCTCATGGTAACCTGTTTTTTCATGGCAAATCTTTGCTTCATGAAATTTGCGCAGCAAGGCAGGTGAAACATGAGCAGTATTTAAATCGTAATTATCATTGGGTCCATATAAATTGGTGGGCATTACAGAGATGAAATTACACCCATATTGCCTATTGTAATTTTCACACATTTTTACTCCAGCTATCTTCGCAATGGCATAAGGCTCATTGGTGGGTTCGAGTTCCCCTGTTAGCAAATAAGATTCTTTAATGGGTTGTGGGGCCAGTTTTGGGTAAATACACGATGATGCCAAAAACAACAATTTTTTAACCTTGTGCAAATAACTTTGATGGATCATATTGTTCTGGATCATCAAATTCTCATATAAAAACTGGGCTCTATATTTATTGTTGGCTTCTATCCCCCCAACCTTGGCAGCAGTTAAGAAAACATATTCGGGTTTTTCCTCTTCAAAAAACGCAATAACTGCCTGTTGATTTTTAAGATCGAGTTCTTTAGATGCTTTCTTTACGAGATTTGAATATCCTTCCTTTTCCAATTTCCTTACAAGTGCAGAACCCACCATTCCAGTATGACCTGCAACGTATATTTTAGAATCTTTCTCCATTTGTTGCGAATTTACCCGAATTAAAATGAATTAACTCTAATTAAAAATAATTTTGAGAGGAAGTTCGTAGTTGAACCTTTGAATCTTGAACTTTGACCTTTTATTTTTTACTCATTATAATTCAAAGTATCGTGTCCTCCATCTTTCAAGTATTTCTCTTTCTTAAATAATTTTAAGTCTGCCATCATCATATCTAAAACCAATTCATCTATAGAATGTGTTGGTTCCCAATTCAATTTCTCTTTACATTTTGTGGCATCCCCAATTAGCATATCAACTTCTGTGGGTCGATAATATTTTGGATCTATCTTTATCACCACTTTTCCAACTGGTAGCTGATATTCTGGATTGGTACAAGACGCTATCTTTCCTATTTCATTTTCCAATTTACCCTCGTGTTCCAAACTGACTCCTACTTTGGCAAATGCTAAATTTACAAATTCCCTAACCGAAGTTGTTACCCCCGTAGCGATCACAAAATCCTCCGGCTCATCTTGCTGAAGCATTAACCACATAGCCAAAACATAATCTTTTGCATGGCCCCAGTCTCTTTGTGCATCCAGATTCCCAAGATACAAAACATCCTGCATCCCTAAAGCTATTCTGGAAGCTGCCCTCGTGATTTTTCTAGTTACAAAGGTTTCTCCCCTAAGCGGAGATTCATGGTTAAATAAAATTCCATTACATACAAACATGCCATAAGCTTCCCATAGTTTACCGTGATCCAATAGGCGTATAATGTGGCTACCCCATAGGGACTTCTTGGATAAAATGGTGTATTCTCGGTTTGAGGGCTTTCTTGTACTTTTCCATATAATTCTGAAGTAGAGGCTTGATATATCTTTGTTTTTTTTAGAAAGACCTAACAATCTAACCGCTTCCAAAATACGTAAAGTGCCCAAGCCATCTATATTACCGGTATACTCCGGAGTATCAAAACTCACCTTTACATGGGCCATCGCTCCAAGGTTGTAGATCTCATCGGGCTGTACCTCCTGGATAATATGGGTAAGGTTTAGAGGGTCGCTTAAATCTCCATAATGCAATTTAAATCTAATATTTTTCTCATGCGGATCTTGGTATAGATGGTCTATCCTATCTGTATTGAACGAAGAACTCCTTCTTTTAATGCCATGAACTACATACCCCTTGCCTAAATAATTCTGCTAAATATGTGCCGTCTTGTCCTGTGATGCCTGTTATAAGAGCTGTTTTCACTTGTACTGGATTAGATTTTATCGTTATTTTCAAGAATATTCTTAAACAATTTGTGGTACCTCTCCGCCTGAATTTTATGATCGTATTTAGCTAGTGCCTCCTTTCTGATTTTTTTACTATCAAACTTTTCAGGATCATTTAAAAATTCGGTTAAAGTTTCTACCAACGCATTAGCGCTTATTTCTTTGGTTAATAAGCCATTTTTTCCGGGTTCTATCATATCTGGAATGCCACCAACAGGGAAACCAATTACAGGGGTGCCACACATTAATGATTCTAAAACCGTGTTTGGCAAATTATCCATAATAGAAGGAATTACAAAAATATCGGCTGCAGAGTAGGCAACGCTCATTAATCTTTCGTCTTTAATAGATCCTAATTCTATAATATCATTGTCAGACTCAAGTTCAGCGTTTTTACTTCCAATAGCACATAAAATTAAATTTTCCATCTTAATTTGTTTAATGGCTCTCTTAAGAAACTCAAAACCTTTACGAGGGATGCTTGTTGAATCTGCAACAAACAAAATCATTACTTTATCTTGGGGAATATTCAATAATTTTCTGGAAAATGCTTTATCCCTGGGCGCAAATATTTGGGGATCTAAACCATACGGAATACATTGTACATCCATCCCCTTAAAGACTTCGCTATTTCTAGCCTCATTTGCCAACCAATGGGAAGGCGCCACAATTGTTAAATTTTTAAAATATTCTAAAGCATTTTTTTTAATTTGAACAACTTTTTCAAATTCTTGTTTTTCGAAACCGGTAATTAATCTTTTTATTGGATAACCTTCTTCATCCAACCCTGAAAAAAGTTCGGTATAATGTTCCCCTCCAGAAAACGGATTCATATCATGGAGGGTCCATACAACAGGTTTTTTGTTGTTTTTAAAAAAACTTTTATAATCCAGGAAATTTGCTACCCAATGAAGGTTTACAATATCGGCCTCTTTGTAAGCTGATGTTTGCATGATATCAAAATTGGACGCAGGATAACTAAACATTTCCAATTTAGAAGCTCTTTTCCAAACAAAAGGGGTTTCTTTTAGAGGAGGGTTAGAATACAAATTAAGCTCTTTTAAAACCTTTTTTAAGCCCTTCTTTGCTTTTTGAAGTTTAGTGATTTTAAGCTGCAGTGGTTTGGCAATTTCTGCTGATGGAAGATTTTTCGTTTTCTTCTGTAAAAGTAAACTTGTTTTTACCCCGTTCTTAATTAATCCTTTATATAATCTAATACAGGAATTTGCAGCTCCTCCTTTATCGTAGGTATTTACAATTAAGATTTTCATAATTTTCTTCCCTCAATAAATAAAGAATCGGGTTTTCTAATTTCCTTATTAACTACATCTAGTTTATATTTCTCCCAATCTTTAATTCTGCTTTCAAAAGCATTACATATTCTAATATCTGCAAAACCAACTTTTTTTAAGAGTTCTGTTAGTGAATAACGGTCATACATCCACTGATGAATTTCGCCAGATAATCTAAAGTTACCGGTATATACTATTTCTGCTTCAGGAATAGGTTCCTGAAGTTTAACTTTTTTTAGCAACCAAAATATATATCGTTTGATAAGTTTCTTAACCTTCTTCTTTCTGGAAGGTCTATATAAAGATTTATTTCCAACTGGCCTTTCCTTATTTTGTTCGGATAAAAAGGCTTCCCTGATATTTTTTCCTTCTAACCCAATCCTATTAAAGACATATTCTTCATTTGGTATAAAAGCTTGATGAAGATATTTCCCCATTTCACCGCCAGATTTATTTCTTACCATTTGGTCAAACAATTCTAGCTTTATCCATTCATAATTATGTCTAGCATCATTACCTCCTTCAATTGCCAAATTTAAATTGCGTAAATATTCTATTGCTATGGTTTCCAAATCTGGGACTGCAACCCTCATAATACCATTCTTTTTCAAAACCCGATTACATTCTTTCATTAGTTCCTCTCCATCCTTTTTTGAAAAATGTTCTAAAACATGGGAATGGTATACCACCTCCATAGAAGCGTCATTCAGGGGAATTCCCTTTAATAAATTATGCTCTATTACATATTCACTGCTAGAGGTGAAATCTATATTAGTCCAATCTTTATGATAGCTATTCCCACATCCTAAATTTAAAAACTTCATATTTTGTTATTGGTTTTTATTTCTTCCTTATAACCAAAAAAATTTAACTGAAAATCCATATTGTTATATGGTATAAGACCTAAAAAGGGTGATTTCAGGGAATTATTTCCTGGGATTGACATATAAATTCTAAACTTAGCCCTTGTTAAAATGTTTACGATTTCATTAAGGGTTTGGGGTTGGTCTACAAACGAATGATATTCAACGAAAATCCTTTCAACTTTACAAAGATCGTCTTCGATGTCTTTTAAAACAATTGTTTCTGCACCTTCTATATCCAGCTTTAAAAAATCTACAGGTTGATTTAAATATTCTTTAAGTGAGATAGTTTCAATTTCTAAGGGGGAAACCCGGGAATTATCTAAAGTTGTTATCAAACCAGCATCCGCACCCTCAGAGAAAAAGTTTAATTTTGATTTGCTGTCCCAAAGTCCTTTTTGTACCAATTCAATGTTTTGAAAATTAAATACTTCAATGTTATTTTTTAATATTTTAAAAATTTCGGGATCGGGTTCAAAAGCTATTATTTTAGCATTAGGATATAGCTCTTTGAAATATATTGCTGCTAATCCAATATTTGCTCCTCCATCAATTATATAGGGTTCAGAATTAGTAGTGATGAATTTATAAATTTCTTCCTCAAAAATCTCTCTATACATAAACCGAAAAGAGGCATTATCTGGGATAATTAATTCCTTACCATTTAGCTCAATTGTTGTCTTGGTATAGCGTGGTAGTTGTAATAATTTCGGGGTTTTGTTTGTTGAATTGCCGGTTTTACGTTTTAATAAATCAATTATTTCACGGGCAATTAATTTTCTTAATTTTTTTTTAAGATTTATTTTTTGTTTAAATTTTTTACGTTTATATTTTTCAAGTAAAACATTTAAAAACCCTTTTAATTTATCTTTTCCGGAATTTATATTATAAACCATTTTAGAATCATAGTTATGGGCACTGATATCAACTGTAATAATTTTTGGCGACTTTATTAATCCAATATCCTCAGTTTCTAGATTAGCTAACAAACTTAAATCTTTTGTATGAGTGGCTTCTTTACTGAAGCCGATATTACTGATCAAATTAGTATTTGGAACAACAGTTAATCCGTTATTTTTCCAAATTGTAAATAGCCACTGGTAATCCCAGGTGTCTATTTCTTTTTGCTTAACTTTTTCAAATAATTTTAACCAATATTCTTTGAAATTTTTTCTTTTATCTATTTTCTCAAATAATTTATTGCTTTTAAGCTCCTCTAATTCTCCCAAATCGAAATCATAATGTTTCCATGCCCTTCTCCAGCTAGCCCAACCCCAAACATACACGTAATGTGAAAAATAATAGGACGCATCGCCTCTTCGAATTCCATTTTGGAAATTATCACCACTTATCGCATAAATATTCTCATTATGTTTATACT
It encodes:
- a CDS encoding alpha-1,2-fucosyltransferase; the protein is MFGSKNFVIIKLFGGLGNQMFQYVIAKLIAEKKNSQVLIDTSFYNDNNENLKNFPRYFSVGIFNNLLRVATKEEIYFFYILTTLEKLKKKLGLNYPKVYEELSFGFDPKVLNLQAPVYLKGYFQSHNYFSRREKFIQNIFKFPINELDERNEKIRLLIVSGISVSIHVRRGDYVADDKTKNFHGNCTMSYYKKAIAFFSSRLTNFNLVFFSDDIQWVQQEFKNFPNKNIFVPGNTEEDSWKDMYLMSLCNHNIIANSSFSWWAAWLNEHSDKIIIAPKKWFLDAEQEKNSKDLIPQKWIRL
- a CDS encoding glycosyltransferase family 2 protein — its product is MDKLVSVVIPCYNDGAYIEKAVQSILGQTYSNREIIIIDDGSDQKTKEVLKRLNEKAHLLIYQENKGPSGARNRGIMAANGEYILTLDADDYFEPTFIQKAAAVLDNYPKVGLVSCHAHLFIGNTIRGEIISSGGEAKGLLIKNGALASSLFRKKIWQDVHGYDEKMEKGYEDWDFNISITKAGWKIYILKEHLFHYRLKEKSRNHFADLSFKYDLLAYIYIKHKDIFINNYEDNIINLFSRIDKSEKEKRKIKNTFTYKFGATALQPFKFIARKINEGSNTEK
- a CDS encoding glycosyltransferase, coding for MKLLISTPYLSVVGGTEIETLTTAQELANSGKFKQVEIFCPYKPNHPIYLDLASNPKIKFSTYPSFFKNENVKKINKAFRITFNLKTSFLENAYWFLKRLKGFDYVYIFAMTSQKYYLPLLNNFKGNKCLLKFTIVYKEEIPEWKKQFLRPLKRIVVSNILHQKFLSISLQSDNVIVQDLIIANEKKLLQTETTRKFTFGMLCRFSKEKRIEQAIRLIERLNSNGKNATLIIQGKGDEEYFDQLNELIISLHLNQFIKLIKMNIPPAQTHLFYKNISFFLITSEFETGPLTGLEAMAAGIPVLSYNVGAMQTRFKDHDFLIVNKFDEMFEMAQQLIELKKIEYKTLSNSIRQTYISQCSNTPKVEKLEDLFFQK
- a CDS encoding glycosyltransferase family 2 protein, whose translation is MPEKPLISFITVNLNDVEGLKRTMFSIFGQIWQKFEYIVIDGGSIDGSREFIESHSNKIDYWVSEKDSGIYNAMNKGIKAANGEYLLFLNSGDHLFGNQVLSKNIHELGFFDLVYFNIQIINKNNVHIISYPSHLRFTDLFYGTLCHQCVFIKKTLFAEISLYDENLKIVSDWKFLILALFKFNCSYKKVDNLLSTYYSDGISADNQNEQIIMEERQRVLKKYFENFFYEMDELNELRSTIKNLKGSKKINLLIKFGLLNKF
- a CDS encoding GDP-L-fucose synthase family protein, whose product is MEKDSKIYVAGHTGMVGSALVRKLEKEGYSNLVKKASKELDLKNQQAVIAFFEEEKPEYVFLTAAKVGGIEANNKYRAQFLYENLMIQNNMIHQSYLHKVKKLLFLASSCIYPKLAPQPIKESYLLTGELEPTNEPYAIAKIAGVKMCENYNRQYGCNFISVMPTNLYGPNDNYDLNTAHVSPALLRKFHEAKICHEKTGYHEPVELWGTGTPLREFLHVDDLAEACFHLMQTYQGNISVNIGTGKDISIHDLALLIKDIVGYEGKLIWNNEKPDGTPRKLLDVSLSHSLDWKHTIGLEEGIKDVYKHKFMKQNA
- a CDS encoding glycosyltransferase; protein product: MKILIVNTYDKGGAANSCIRLYKGLIKNGVKTSLLLQKKTKNLPSAEIAKPLQLKITKLQKAKKGLKKVLKELNLYSNPPLKETPFVWKRASKLEMFSYPASNFDIMQTSAYKEADIVNLHWVANFLDYKSFFKNNKKPVVWTLHDMNPFSGGEHYTELFSGLDEEGYPIKRLITGFEKQEFEKVVQIKKNALEYFKNLTIVAPSHWLANEARNSEVFKGMDVQCIPYGLDPQIFAPRDKAFSRKLLNIPQDKVMILFVADSTSIPRKGFEFLKRAIKQIKMENLILCAIGSKNAELESDNDIIELGSIKDERLMSVAYSAADIFVIPSIMDNLPNTVLESLMCGTPVIGFPVGGIPDMIEPGKNGLLTKEISANALVETLTEFLNDPEKFDSKKIRKEALAKYDHKIQAERYHKLFKNILENNDKI
- a CDS encoding class I SAM-dependent methyltransferase, which codes for MKFLNLGCGNSYHKDWTNIDFTSSSEYVIEHNLLKGIPLNDASMEVVYHSHVLEHFSKKDGEELMKECNRVLKKNGIMRVAVPDLETIAIEYLRNLNLAIEGGNDARHNYEWIKLELFDQMVRNKSGGEMGKYLHQAFIPNEEYVFNRIGLEGKNIREAFLSEQNKERPVGNKSLYRPSRKKKVKKLIKRYIFWLLKKVKLQEPIPEAEIVYTGNFRLSGEIHQWMYDRYSLTELLKKVGFADIRICNAFESRIKDWEKYKLDVVNKEIRKPDSLFIEGRKL
- a CDS encoding FkbM family methyltransferase — its product is MFNTPILFIIFNRPDITSRVFKEIKKQKPKFLFVAADGPRPGVEYDIDKCRKARELVLNGIDWDCEVKTLFRKENLGCGKGVSSAIDWFFENVEQGIILEDDCLPHPSFFMYCETLLNKYKHNENIYAISGDNFQNGIRRGDASYYFSHYVYVWGWASWRRAWKHYDFDLGELEELKSNKLFEKIDKRKNFKEYWLKLFEKVKQKEIDTWDYQWLFTIWKNNGLTVVPNTNLISNIGFSKEATHTKDLSLLANLETEDIGLIKSPKIITVDISAHNYDSKMVYNINSGKDKLKGFLNVLLEKYKRKKFKQKINLKKKLRKLIAREIIDLLKRKTGNSTNKTPKLLQLPRYTKTTIELNGKELIIPDNASFRFMYREIFEEEIYKFITTNSEPYIIDGGANIGLAAIYFKELYPNAKIIAFEPDPEIFKILKNNIEVFNFQNIELVQKGLWDSKSKLNFFSEGADAGLITTLDNSRVSPLEIETISLKEYLNQPVDFLKLDIEGAETIVLKDIEDDLCKVERIFVEYHSFVDQPQTLNEIVNILTRAKFRIYMSIPGNNSLKSPFLGLIPYNNMDFQLNFFGYKEEIKTNNKI